The following proteins come from a genomic window of Flavobacteriaceae bacterium MAR_2010_188:
- a CDS encoding alkylhydroperoxidase/carboxymuconolactone decarboxylase family protein has protein sequence MQKTYYDPADLRKFGKISEWNQELGDKFFDYYGKVFEEGKLTAREKSLIALAVAHTIQCPYCIDAYTGDGLQRGITKEEMMESLHVAAAIRGGASLVHGVQMMNKVNKLEM, from the coding sequence ATGCAAAAAACATATTACGACCCAGCGGATTTAAGAAAGTTTGGTAAGATTTCTGAGTGGAACCAAGAACTTGGGGACAAATTTTTTGATTACTACGGAAAGGTTTTTGAAGAAGGAAAGCTTACCGCTAGAGAAAAATCCTTGATTGCATTAGCAGTCGCTCACACCATTCAGTGTCCTTATTGTATCGATGCTTATACCGGCGACGGATTGCAAAGAGGTATTACTAAAGAAGAAATGATGGAGTCGTTACATGTAGCAGCAGCAATCCGAGGTGGCGCATCCTTAGTGCATGGAGTGCAAATGATGAATAAAGTGAATAAACTAGAAATGTGA